A single genomic interval of Bos indicus isolate NIAB-ARS_2022 breed Sahiwal x Tharparkar chromosome 5, NIAB-ARS_B.indTharparkar_mat_pri_1.0, whole genome shotgun sequence harbors:
- the LOC109559486 gene encoding protein HP-25 homolog 1 has protein sequence MPGGRRRVGSMNIAGFWILAQFVLLLVANVKSSADSELCGPRGARGPPGLSGLPGPPGYTGPIGMPGLTGRPGLPGPVEKCPPLPQSAFSVKLSGPFPGPSQPIVFQEVLYNHQGHFDPATGVFNCSVPGVYHFGFDIELFQSAVKVGLMRNGIQIRDKRAEAGDSHEQASGSSVLELEKGDRVWLESKLDREESEKGTTHAVFYGFLLNGN, from the exons ATgcctgggggaaggagaagagtcGGGTCCATGAACATTGCAG GTTTCTGGATTTTAGCTCAGTTTGTCCTCTTACTTGTGGCCAATGTCAAGTCTTCAGCAGACTCTGAGCTGTGTGGACCTCGTGGAGCCCGAGGACCTCCGGGACTCAGTGGTCTTCCAGGGCCACCTGGTTATACag GACCCATAGGTATGCCAGGACTaacagggagacctgggcttcCTGGACCGGTTGAGAAGTGCCCACCCCTGCCTCAGTCTGCCTTTTCCGTCAAGCTGAGTGGGCCTTTCCCAGGACCCTCCCAGCCCATTGTCTTCCAGGAAGTTCTGTACAACCATCAGGGCCACTTCGACCCCGCCACTGGTGTGTTCAACTGCAGCGTCCCTGGTGTGTACCACTTTGGCTTTGACATTGAGTTGTTTCAGAGTGCTGTCAAGGTGGGTCTAATGCGGAATGGCATCCAGATCCGGGACAAGCGAGCAGAAGCTGGGGATAGCCACGAGCAGGCTTCTGGAAGTTCCGTCTTGGAGCTGGAGAAAGGGGACAGGGTCTGGCTGGAGTCTAAGCTGGacagagaagaatctgaaaaaggaactACTCACGCTGTGTTTTATGGGTTTTTGCTCAATGGAAATTAA